The following is a genomic window from Triticum urartu cultivar G1812 unplaced genomic scaffold, Tu2.1 TuUngrouped_contig_2855, whole genome shotgun sequence.
CGTCGTCCAACGGCGCGGCGAAGGCCGcctctggcggcggcggcgtcgaggaGGACAGCAACGGGCTGGAGCAGCCGCCGCAGGATGAGGGGAAGGCGCAAACGCCTGGGCTCAAGCTGTACCAGATCAAGGTGTCTTGCTTTCCACGTTCGCCCCTTGCTTTATGCTTGCTAGCTGCATAATATTCTTCTGCTCCTGATTCAGTGCCGCAGCTGCAGCTCATTGGTTGACATGGTCCTCGGTTTTGTTGTGCTGATTCAGTGCTGTCTTCAAAGCTTGATGCATACTTCATTCTTCCTGTGGTCCTTGGACGAACTAGAATTAGCTGGTTCACTCGGATTAGTCTGGGTTTACATAGCAAGTTAGCAATAGCAGCTGCATTTGCTTcaattgtactccctccgttcctaaatataagtctttttagagattccaatatggactacatacggagcaaaatgagtgaatctacactctaaaatacgtctatatacatccgtatgtagttcctattgaaatctctaaaaggacTTACATTTAGAACGAGGAGGGAGTATATTCGAGTGGGATATATCAGTGTTACCAGCGGATGCACATACTTAGCTACATTCTTGCAGAGTAGCTACGGTTGGCAAATTGAGAAAACCCATCATGTTTCACCCCATAGACTGAAGTTGTGGATATAATCAATCATGTTCCACTCCATATAGGATGTGTACTGCACCATTGCCATTTTGGAGGTTTTCTCGCTGGTTTGATAAAATGCCACAACTTACTATGCCGCTACCCAGTAAAAATCAACTTTGTCAGTACCCAGTAAAAACGAACTGGCTTTGCCACTAGGAAATAATGCCCCATCTTGCATTGCAATCTATCCAATTCCCCTTATTGCTTTGACCTTTTGGTAGATGCTCCGTTCCATGTGTTAAATAATTTACGGTGGGCCTCCGGATCATCATATTAGTTTCCGTTGGTACCTGTCCAAGCCACAAAGTAAGTTCATCACTTGCATGATCGTTTTAATATGCAGTAGTTTGCAAATACACCATGTGATTTACATTCTATGTCTACAGAATTCTGTACTGTTTACTTGCATGATCCTTTTCAGAATGTAGTAGTTCATCACTTCACCTGGCAAGCCTGATGAGCAACTAGAAAAAGCTGGCACATGTTGCCATGTATTCACCATTCAGACCTGCCAGTCTGCAACTATAGTATAACCATTTCACTTAAACAGATTTTTCCTGTTTAAGTTTTTTTTTCTCTGCCCTTCATTCAGTTGTTCTTCTGTTTGTATCATTCTTTCTTTTGGTTAGGCATTAGGAAGTCATACTATGTTATGCATTATGATCTTACAAACTTCATTTGATTTGTTTCAGGTAAGAAATATGTTGGACAATATGTTAGAGAGAAATCTCGAAATAGTGAGGAATCCTTGCTTGAACGTGGCTGACCCCGAGGAAACAGGGGGAGGGATAAAGTTATTTAAAAAGGCACCTCCTGGCATCAGAATGGATGCCGTAGGTATGATGTGAATGTGATTATCTTTAATAATCTTGGTGGATAAATCCTTTCATGATGATAATACATATTCATACTAATGTTTATTTCTAGATAAATACCATGTGCAACTCAAGAGACCAAAGATTCTTCCTGGGCCAGAGGTCGACGAGAAATCAAAGAAGGTTTGATATATATTTTCACAATAATTATACATATGCATGTGAGCTTATGGTTGTATGTTTTACTGATCGTACTGCGACCCTGATTTCAGTTCAGACATATGCTTCAGTCTGTTGTTGTTGATGGTAACGACGTACTTGTTTCCGCGAAAGAAGCATCCCAAATATCATTGGCTAGAATGGAAGCTAGAGAAACTGCAGCAAAGACCAAAGCCAAGAGGGAGGAAGAAAGGGTGAACCAGCTGAAGAAGGTCAGGGGAGAGAAATGGCTTCCTTCCATTGCTAGTAAAATGAAGGTAAATAAATGCATACTTTAAATCACTCTTCAATGGCTAGTTTGGTGGGTTTGTTGTTGTACAACATCGACCAACATTTTGTATTAACAGATATATGATGCCAGCATGCATTATGTTCATATTGCCTCTGCAGAAAGAAAAATCTTGGGAGCAATGGCAGGAAAAAAAGCTCAGGAGCAACGGCGGTGATGGTGGATCATTTCAGCTGGGCCGCATATGCTAATCTTTTAGGCCATCTATGGGGGGTACCCTTTTCTGGATGCCACAAGCCCACaattgctttgataacttctattTTGCCATTTATCCATTTGGCAATGATGGTCGACAAGAGGATTGAATTGGATGAAAAGATAGAATGTTGGACTGACGATTTTGTTCTAATCTAGAGAACGTAGCTTATCAGTACCTTCTCATGGAATTTTTGTAGCAAAATTATGTTATATTTCAGGATTGGATATACTTGAGCAGTCTCTGCCTCGCAACTGGGACCGAAATCTACGCCACAATTGCATTTTGTGTGGGGGAATTCGTATTTATTTGATGAATCAgaccccaccccccccccccccccccccccccccccgcgtccCCAAGGAGGAAGAAGCCTTCGTCCGATCCTGCGAAGAGGGGAGGATCGCCACACATCAGCGATGCTTCCAAGAAAAAGCACGGTGCTTGCCGGCGTCGCTGTATTTAAGTTTAAACAATTATATAGAAAAACGGGCTATTATTTACAACAGTAAATAGTATATAGATTGTGAAAATGTATGTTTATGAAGAATTTTAATGAATCTTATATTGTACTCCCTCTATTCACTGttataagatgttctaacttttttCTAAATTGAATGTATGTATGTATAGACGTGTTTTAGTGTGTTTGTTTACTCATTTCAGTGTGCATGTAGTCCATATTAAAAATATCCAAAACATCCTATAatagtgaacagagggagtagatgCTATATTGAATCTAGAATAAGTTTGACTTAGGAAAAAAAAGAACTTCACATAATTTTGAACAGATGAAGTACTCAAAGTGACCAATCATGCACTATCCCAACCAGCCTCCATAATTTGGGCCCATAATTTCAGCACTATTTTGTATGCAGCCTGGAACTTTTTCAAATGCATGGAGTGACCAATTCATATTTTTATATGGTAGTGTGGTCCCAATTTCTTCTAAAAAAAGGTGAAGTCCCTATTCTACtgatttttgtttttttggggTTTAATTCTACTAATTTTTGTTCGAGTCTAGAACACCCTACTCTACTGATGGGCCAGAGTACAGTCCACCAGAGTCTCAGGGCCAGAGCCCACAGCCCGCAGGGCAGCCCACACCACCATGTCCTCTCTTCCCCACAGTTTCCCCGCTTCCCTCCTCTCCACTCCCCCTCGCCGCGCCGTCACCGTCCGCCGCCTCCCCTCCTCCCCATGGACACCCCGCCGTCCACCTCCGCCTCGGCCGCAACCGCGTCCGACCCGGACGCGGCGCTCGTCGCGGCCGTGGCGGACGCGCTCGTATCGGCGTCCCGCCTGCCCGCCCCGGTGCCCATGCCCACCCTCCTGGCCGCCTACCTCCCGCGCCTCACCGCCTCCCACCACCCGCGCGTGCTCGCCGTCGCGGCCTCCAACCCGGCGCTCGCCTCGCCGGAGTCGCTCCTCGCCTACCGCAGCTTCCTCTCGCCGCCCTCCTGCCTGCCCTCCCTCCTCCCGCTCCTCCCCGTCCTCCCCTACCGCCACCTCTTCCCGCTGCTCCTCTCCTTCGTCCCGCTCGACCCGCTCCGCCACCTCCACCGGCACCTCCTCGGCCACCTCCCCTCGACCCCTCTCGCCGACGCCGCGCTCtgcgcctactcccgcctccgcCTCCCCCACCTCGCCGCCCAGCTCCTccactccctccgccgccgcatcCGCGTCCGCCCCTCCCTCCAGGCCGCCAACGCCGTCCTCTCCGCGCTCGCGCGCAGCCCCTCCACCTCCCCGCAGGCCTCCCTGGACGCCTTCCGCTCCCTCATCGCGCTCCGCCTCCACCCCAACCACTACACCTTCAACCTCCTCGTGCACACCCACTGCTCCAAGGGCACCCTCGCCGACGCCCTCGCCACGCTCTCCACCATGCAAGGGTTCGGCCTCTCCCCCGACGCCGTCACCTACAACACGCTCCTCCACGCGCACTGCCGGAAAGGCATGCTCGGTGAGGCGAGGACTCTGCTGGCGAGAATGAAGAAAGAGGGGATCACGCCCACGCGGCCGACGTACAATACCCTTGTGTCGGCTTACGCGAAGCTGGGGTGGATTAAGCAGGCGACCAAGGTCTTGGAGGCCATGACGGCCAACGGGCTGGAGCCTGACCTGTGGACGTACAATGTGCTTATCGCTGGGCTGTGCCAGGCAGAGAAGGTGGATGAGGCGTTTAGGCTGAAGGATGAGATGGAGCGGCTCGGCACTTTGTTGCCTGATGTAGTGACCTACAATACACTCGCTGATGCGTGCTTTAAGTGGAGGTGTTCGTCTGATGCACTGAGGCTGCTCGAGGAAATGCGTGAGAAGGGGGTGAAGCCGACTTTGGTCACACATAACATTGTTATCAAGGGGCTTTGCAAGGATGGGGAATTGGAGGAGGCGTTGGGGTGTTTCAAGAAGATGGCAGATGAAGGTTTAGCACCAGATGTGATCACGTATAATACGTTGATTGATGCATACTGCAAGGCTGGCAATGTCGCCAAAGCATTTGCACTAATGGATGAGATGGTCGGTAGGGGACTCAAATTGGACACCTTCACGCTTAATACCGTGCTATATAATCTGTGCAAGGAGAAGCGTTATGAAGAGGCTCAAGGGCTGCTACAATCTCCATCCCAAAGGGGTTTTGTGCCCGATGAAGTCAGCTATGGCACAGTGATGGCAGCCTACTTCAACGAGTATAATCCGGAGCCTGCTCTGCGTCTGTGGGATGAGATGATTCAGAGGAAGTTGACACCAACTATTTCGACTTACAACACATTGATCAAGGGGCTTGGCAGAATGGGGAGGTTGAAAGAGGCGATTGATAAGTTGAATGAGCTCATGGAGAAGGGGTTGGTACCAGATGACACCACGTACAATATCGTCATCCATGCCTACTGCAAGGAAGGGGACTTGGAGAATGCCTTCCAGTTCCACAACAAGATGGTGGAAAATTCCTTTAAGCCAGATGTTGTTACTTGCAACACTTTGATGAATGGACTGTGTCTGCAGGGGAAGCTTGACAAAGCAATGAAGCTCTTTGACTCATGGGTAGAGAAAGGGAAGAAGGTTGATGTTATCACATATAACACCCTAATACATGCTATGTGCAAAAATGGGGATGTTGATGCTGCTTTGCATTTTCTCGCTGATATGGAGGTCAGAGGATTGCAGCCTGACGCGTTTACCTACAATGTTGTGTTATCTGCACTATCTGAAGCAGGGAGACCAGAAGAAGCGCATAGTATGCTGCATAAGTTATCTGAGAGTGGAAAATTGTCTCAAAGCTTTTCTTCTCCCCTCTTGAAGCCTTCTTCTGTAGATGAAACAGAGTCAGGGAAGGATCACGAGGGTAATACTGAGGAAGAAACTGGTGGAAATCCACAAGATAGTGCTCTGGAGGCCTACACAAAACGCGTAAATGAGCTATGCACCGGTGGGCAATTCAAAGAAGCTAAGGCCATTTTGGATGAGATGATGCAAAAGGGAATGTCTGTTGACAGTTCAACGTATATAACTTTGATGGAAGGGCTTATCAAGAGGCAGAAAAGGCAAACACATGCAGCTGGGTAGTACATACCATTGATCTTTGCTGCTCTTTGATGTGGCATCAGCCGGAGTTTAGTCATAAATCTGGTAAATTTGAGTGCTTGATATCTCGGAGGAGTGTGATGGGCATAAAAGAAGCAGGTATGTGATCTGCTTCTTTCTCAGAAATTCACCACTAGAATCTTGTTAGTTTTTCAGCTGCAATACAAAGTAAATCATTTCACAGTCAAATCTACTAGATGTAAAAAGTATGTTATTGCAGTTTAAGTACATGTCTTCTAAACTTTTGTGCCTGATGAATTTACTGCTAGGTTTTCAGCCAGTGTGTGATGCAGCGCTCGCTGGCCACCTGCACTGTAGTTTTCCTTTTTGAGGGTTTCCTTTTCTTTACCAGCCAGAAATTGGAGGGCCACCCCCTCTTTTTTCCAAAAAAAGAAACATGTTTTCTAAAACCTGTCCAAAGGAAACAGCTTATACAGAAAAGCTTTATGTTATCTGCAAGCGCAAGCTCCGGACCATAATTGTTGTATGCTGAACAGCATGTTTGGTTGCCAACATACTTACCTGGTACTTTGTCAATTAAAATGGATGTTAACTTTTGCATGTTCTAGGGCCATAGTGTCCGCCATTTGTCTCAATGCTGTCAAACTCTTAAGCAAAGGGGTAATTGTAGCTAGAAAAGGTCTTACCTAGTTTAGATCCTTGGCGTAATGTTGTGCTACCACACTAATATTGGCCGTCATGTGGCAAGTCCAGTAACCTACTTAATAGTTAATCGCCTGCCCTGTAGACTGAAGGTCAGTAACTCGGTTTACTCCTGTTACTTTTTCTTCACGCAGCAAATTCTAGTCCGCGTTCAGTGATGTTGGATCTTTGCTTAGAAGAAAATTGATCATCATTGTGAGTTGTTAATATGCGAGAATTACCCTCTGTCCCTCTGGGAAAGCCCGAGAAGTTCACGGTGAACAAGATGGCTGAAGTGCTCAAATGTAATGAGTGCATCATACTCCAGTTTTCAACCTGTCATGATCATACCTAAATAAGAAGGAATGAATTAGTCTGCTTCATAGAAAGATGGCTTAACCACTCTTTTTCTGTCCCTCGTGAAGAAAGGAGCCAAGCATAGGACACTGCTGTCTCCTTGCCCCCGCCGGCTTTGTTGGTCACGCACGGCCCACGCAGTGGACTATGGGAAGGTAGATACACATACCTCTCATCAGCTCATTGTAATTTTCAGTGGACTATGACGGCCGTTCCACAGCTAAGTTTACTGCCACATGGTCAGTATTTTAATTCACCTGTTCGGTGCGGTGTATATATACAAGACTTCACAAATGGACAAATGAATGCAGGTACTGCTTTTGTTTCTGTGTTCCGTGACCGAGTGACTGGTACTTCTGCATTCTTTTTGTCAATGCGAGTAGTGGCCACTACTATACTGTGATGTGACTTGGAATTTGGAAGCTTCAGTCAACTTCTTATGGCTTGAGACGGCCGGTATTTTATATCGGGCCTACTCATACTGTATCGTCTTTGCTGATCTTATGGGCCTGTTCATAAGAAAAAACAAGTGTTAATTTGATTCGCACTTTGGAAAGAAGCGTTCAGGTTCATTTGATACCTACAACGGAAGTTGAGAACTTGAGGCGAGGTGCTTCCTTACTTACTCGCCCTTGACCCGACTACGGAGGGAAGAGATTCCAGGCGAAGAATGTTGGCATATTGTTGAAACCAAGCGGCTAGTTATAAGATGCAATAGTTGTATGGAAATAAAATATTGACTTTTGCTCCCATTTTGAACGGATACCACGCTAGGTATATGTGTTCATCAGTCACTGATGTGTAGAACTCCTTTGCCCTCGACGGAACGAAACGGGACGGTGACGATGGGCGGCGGCAGCAAGGACATTCATTTCTTGATCGGCGGTGTCTTGTTGCAGTACCACATTCACATGTTGATTTTTGGCCTGTTGCGCGCGCACTTTTCTGCCACGGTAGTGTGCCCAGCGCACAGCATTCTGAATACAACCGCATCACGAGCCGGCCCTTAGCAGCTCGGGGCGGACATTTGTAGCAGCCGTGCATATATAGGTTATTAAAACCGACCCCACGGATTCACATGACGATCGATCGGTCGACCTGGACTTCCGCATAGGCATAGGCGTCGTATGCACGGCCACTGACCGCGTGTCCGGGCCGGGCGCGCCGGCATCGAATCGCCTCCTCTGAGGAATTCCCTGTCGCCGCCACATGTAACGCCAGTCGCTGTAAAAGTTTCTTGTTCCGGCTCCACGTGAACCCCTCGGCCCCGTAGACGACGCTAGCCGGTTCACATGCGGCTCACAGGCGTCAATGCACGGCACAGTCAGTTCGTCAATAGCAGCAGCCGCCCGTGCTGAATGCTCTGAAATCTGAATGCCACTACCAaagcgcgcgcgcacacacacacacacacacacacacacagagagagagagagagagagagagagagcgagagttCGCATTCGTAGGCACCGGCTAAGCTAGACAGAAAAGAAAAACTAGAGTGGAGCAGTACGTGGAGAATTAGAAAGGCCAAGTGTCTTGCGCGGGCGGGCGACGGATCGGCATCCAGCACCCCTCCGGCCGCGCTTGCTTGGCAAGCTCGATCTCCTCCCGTGCGGGTGGTGAGGTGAGCGCGGCCAGCAAGCAAAGCGCGCGCGCGCGACGGATATCATAATCTTTTGGCCCCGTCGCCGTCGCGGGGGGTGTTGCTGTTGCCCGCCCTCCCACTATAAATTCGGGCGGCAGGCCACGCAAAGATCGTTGGTGCGGATGTCCAGGGAACAGAGCAAGGGAGCGCGAGTGTGAGCGTGGACTGGACCGTCGTCTACctctgcctcttcttcctcctctaccTACTGCCGCTCTTGAGCAAGTGCCTTGGTCTCTTCAGGGGGTGGGTAAACCCTCTATCTATATCTGCCATTGCCCTGcattcctctttctctgtgctcTGTTTCCTCATTGCCATTGCCCTGGTTGGCGCTTACTGCAGAGCACGAACTGCTGACCGACGGCGATGGCTACCACGATGGAGAAGCTGGTGTTCTTGCTCTTATGGGCTGCTGCTCTAATGGAAGGTACGCAATGCGAGTGATTCAATCTGCTATACCACTTTGCAAGCTACTGCCGTGTATCCTTGAACCTATGAACCAATTATCAACCGGATAGTTGCATTCCATGAGAAATCGACGTGGTTTCTTTGTAACGCAGCTGGCTAACCATTTGcttccattcaggttccatggtGAAGTCTCTCCCGTACGATTCTTCCGCAAGCGTCGAGGCAAGCCCATCCACCCATTCATTCATTCTCTCATAGGAGAATTACTCGACCCTTACGTTTGCAATAGCATAGATAACCCATGTACAAGGGCAGATGATTTTTTAAGCACGAGCTTGGGTTAGCAGAGGAGATTACCATGCATGGGCCACGTCGTTATTCCTCACGCAACGGGGTTAATTTGCCACGCAAGTTAAAACGGGCCAGTGGGTTTCCCGCCCAAGTTAAAATGGAATGTCCTTAATTCTCTCTTACCTAGTAGTACGTACCTTAATATGCTTCCCAGTGCCATGCACGATAGCGGCCGTCCTAGTGCAGTGCGCAGACGTGTTAGAAAAGTTGGCTACACCTCAAAACAAAACCCCGTAAATCATGCACATATAGTCTGAACTGGTCTGGACTATGGAAGAATGTATAAATTTTCTTTGGGTCTACTTCTCTATGTTTTTGTCTGTCTTTATGCTGTCTTTGTGATATAATACAATAATAATACTATAATGGATACAGTCAAAGCAAGCGGAAAGTATCTGAAATTAGTGGTTAGTGTTTGATTATCTGCTGATCCAGCTGATTAGGCAAAGCAAAGCATCTGCATATCCCAAGACGAAAGCAATATGGACGCCGAGTAGATGAAACTTGTGCACGGCGGTCATGCCGCAACTGGCCGATAGAATAGAAATAACCAGGAAAGGCGGACGGTAAAAGCCGGGTGGCAGGATCAATTTCCGGGTCTGTCTAGTTTCTACCCGGCCTAAACCAGGAAATCTGTTTCGCGTCGACGTCTAGACAGGCGCCTCTTTTTTAGAGATAGTCTAGTTCGGGCACTGGGCTCAAACCAGCTAAAAGTATACTACTATGCACAAATTGTATTATTATTCTCAGAGTATACGTCGGTCGTCTGACTTGTGTGAGGTGGATGCAGTGCTTGGTTGAGCCGATGGAGCCGCACTACGGCGGCGGGCTCATCGTCAACCCGGACTTCAGCGCCGGCCTCCGGGGCTGGTCGGCCTTCGGCTACGGCAGCGTCGCCGAGGGCGCGTCGGTGGCCACGGGGAACCGGTACGCCGTGGCGGGCAACCGGACGCGGCCGTACCACAGCGTCAGCCAGAAGGTGTACCTGCAGAACGACACGCACTACACTCTGTCCGCGTGGTTGCAGGTGAGCCATGGTGCCGCCGCCGACGTGTGGGCGGTTGTCAAGACCGCCGACGACTTCGTTCACGTCGGCGGCGCCGTGGCCAAGCCCGGGTGCTGGTCCATGCTCAAGGGCGGGTTCACCGCCGCCAACGCCGGACGCGCCGAGATCTACTTCGAGGTCCGAATACGCTCCATCATCAATTAGTTATCACGTGCTAATTAACGGGCAAATCATTGAGTTGATTAATAGCGTGTTAGTGCATGCATGCAGAGCAACGCGACGGTGGACATATGGGTGGACAGTGTCTCGCTGAAGCCGTTCAG
Proteins encoded in this region:
- the LOC125527076 gene encoding uncharacterized protein LOC125527076 codes for the protein MGGGGGGSPTASNSSSDDDGDASWRAAIDSVAVGGFGYPSSNGAAKAASGGGGVEEDSNGLEQPPQDEGKAQTPGLKLYQIKVRNMLDNMLERNLEIVRNPCLNVADPEETGGGIKLFKKAPPGIRMDAVDKYHVQLKRPKILPGPEVDEKSKKFRHMLQSVVVDGNDVLVSAKEASQISLARMEARETAAKTKAKREEERVNQLKKVRGEKWLPSIASKMKKEKSWEQWQEKKLRSNGGDGGSFQLGRIC
- the LOC125527073 gene encoding pentatricopeptide repeat-containing protein At2g16880-like; its protein translation is MPTLLAAYLPRLTASHHPRVLAVAASNPALASPESLLAYRSFLSPPSCLPSLLPLLPVLPYRHLFPLLLSFVPLDPLRHLHRHLLGHLPSTPLADAALCAYSRLRLPHLAAQLLHSLRRRIRVRPSLQAANAVLSALARSPSTSPQASLDAFRSLIALRLHPNHYTFNLLVHTHCSKGTLADALATLSTMQGFGLSPDAVTYNTLLHAHCRKGMLGEARTLLARMKKEGITPTRPTYNTLVSAYAKLGWIKQATKVLEAMTANGLEPDLWTYNVLIAGLCQAEKVDEAFRLKDEMERLGTLLPDVVTYNTLADACFKWRCSSDALRLLEEMREKGVKPTLVTHNIVIKGLCKDGELEEALGCFKKMADEGLAPDVITYNTLIDAYCKAGNVAKAFALMDEMVGRGLKLDTFTLNTVLYNLCKEKRYEEAQGLLQSPSQRGFVPDEVSYGTVMAAYFNEYNPEPALRLWDEMIQRKLTPTISTYNTLIKGLGRMGRLKEAIDKLNELMEKGLVPDDTTYNIVIHAYCKEGDLENAFQFHNKMVENSFKPDVVTCNTLMNGLCLQGKLDKAMKLFDSWVEKGKKVDVITYNTLIHAMCKNGDVDAALHFLADMEVRGLQPDAFTYNVVLSALSEAGRPEEAHSMLHKLSESGKLSQSFSSPLLKPSSVDETESGKDHEGNTEEETGGNPQDSALEAYTKRVNELCTGGQFKEAKAILDEMMQKGMSVDSSTYITLMEGLIKRQKRQTHAAG